A genomic region of Thunnus albacares chromosome 2, fThuAlb1.1, whole genome shotgun sequence contains the following coding sequences:
- the LOC122970487 gene encoding progonadoliberin-1-like, with protein sequence MHRRMAMQTLALWLLLLGSVVPQVCCQHWSYGLSPGGKRELDSLSDTLDNVVEGFPHVDTPCSVLGCVEESPFAKIYRMKGFLGSVTNRENEHKNYKK encoded by the exons ATGCACAGAAG aaTGGCTATGCAAACCCTGGCACTGTGGTTGCTGCTTCTGGGCTCAGTGGTGCCACAGGTCTGCTGTCAGCACTGGTCATATGGACTGAGCCCAGGAGGGAAAAGGGAACTGGACAGCCTTTCAGACACACTGGACAAT GTAGTTGAGGGGTTTCCACATGTGGACACACCTTGCAGTGTTTTGGGTTGTGTTGAGGAATCGCCTTTCGCCAAAATCTACAGAATGAAAGGATTTCTT ggCAGTGTGACCAACAGGGAGAATGAacacaaaaattataaaaaatga